In the Ptychodera flava strain L36383 chromosome 23 unlocalized genomic scaffold, AS_Pfla_20210202 Scaffold_23__1_contigs__length_28996876_pilon, whole genome shotgun sequence genome, AGGCCGAAAATAGCTTGTATCAACTGCCTATGATACTGCTGTTGCTTATAACATGTCATGGTTATTttagtttgataaaaaatagaaaTGAGAAACATATCTCTGCCAATGATGCGATTAAACACGCGAAGTTTAATTTCTAACTTAACAGTCTACTTTCAGCATGGTTGGGGCTGGGTGCCCTGGCCTTTTTAGGCGGCCTGCTTTTCGCATGTTGTATGTAGTATGAACATCCCGTGGAAATTGATAGAATACTAAGAGGAATCTATAGCTGGATATAACTATTGGCACCCAAGGACAGGTTCAACCTTGCACAAACTTTATAATAACTCTATAGTGTCTTGGAGGGCACCAATGGAGCTTCGCCATTCTAACTGCCCTTTAGAATTCCAGACTAGATTATTGCAAGTGAATCGCACAATCGCATTTATGTAAGGGACAAAATTTCTACTACCACTGATAATAGACAAGTTGCATGGGACTGTCCGTTTTGTTGTATTTTAGAGCTGTTTTTGAAGATATACAACTCAAGTTGGTTCCATAGGAAAACACTAGTGGAAAGTAACGTACTGCTCCGATGAAAGTGTTGAACGCCAGTTTTACTTGGGTTTTTTATCGCTCTCGGttaattaaggtaatatgcaccttgaAACTGAAGGATTTaaagttttgttcaaatgtcCTTAaggaagagaatggttaaaatttaaccattctctttcaaaatcaataataaaaatcgggcGTTACCGCTCAAAATTTGtttgtagagaaacaaataacccaagacttaccgatatttaaaattcaaaatggccgccgtccgtgtgttaactctatggagataaatgaaattttcgaatttcgaaaaactaaattggtaaaacgttttctttcagcaagagctttaaaatgaaccccaacaaacggtatatcagaagagaattgtaaaagtttgagagtccgaatatatgtccccgaggcaTGTTCTACCCTAAGACCAAACCAATGATAAGTAAGCACAAACTGTCTAAAGTGTTATTAAAATGGGATACTGTAATACTCAGTGTAAAGCACACACCTGGAAATGTCCGAAGTAACTGATCCACGCAAAGCGCCGATTAGAAGATTAAGAATACTACAGACTAAATTCTTCACTAGAATTGCAGTAATGATAAATAAGCAATGTATTTCACCGGTGAGAATATGGTGAGTCCACTGTAAATGTTACAGGGTGACGTAGTATGATAAATCTAATgcaaataaacgtttatttacCAGTCTTAGAGGAGATTGAGGGGCTGAATAGATCATTTAAAGGGACAGTCTGCATTCCTCCTTATTAATATTGGGCATTTACAATGTGTTAGCTCTTTGTTTGCCAGGCTCTTTGAAATGTTCATCAAGTGGGTTAATTTGCTTTCAGATGAAGTTGACAAATAACCCGTCCGTTTAATCAACTGTTTCATATTGATTCAAGCCATTTATGGCGAAAGGTGCTTTGTCTGCGCAAGAAGTAAATCAGTTGATCGtcatagtaaaaaataaaaacaactcACATATTTTGCCACTACAAAGCgaataaattttcattaagGGACATGAACAAGTGTCAAAGGGCGGACAGGACATTTCTAAGATAACGaattttttcaatgaaagtCATTATAATATTAAATTTGCTTCACAGCGAATCATCGTACATATGTTGATGTCCTTGTGTCTGGGTGTGTATGTGTTGTACGAATCTGTTTAAGTATGCAAAAGatattgaaataaacaaatcaaagaaatatacaaaattcatcaaaagcgGTAGGCCGTAAATTATTCAGAAAAGAGGTCGCGTGTATGAGAAATACTTTGAAAGATAAGCTTTAGTAATTATTGTTAGAAAGGTCTCATGAGTCGAATCTTCGACGAGTAAAGAAGTTTTCACCACATGAAGCATCTATTGAGGTTCTGGCGatgatttcaaaaatacataGTTAGCTTTCTTTATTATCAATGTCTGTAATATTTATTCGCACAGTGTACGTCACACAAGTTACGGCCATTGATATATTTCCAACTGCTTGGCTTTCTTTCCAGAACTACACAGACAGGCAGAGTGACTTCAGTTTAATCTCAGCTACGTACCAATGAACAGGATGGTTGGTGAGCAGAAGACAGGTCTTGCCGTTGTCGTGACGGAAACGACTTTGTTTGCTGTCATCGCTTTCCTAATTATCAGCAGTAACGTGTTGAACATTGCTGTGCTCAGCAAAAACAACATTCTATCAATCGGGGGTCGTTGCTTCATGATGTCCCTAGCTGTTGCTGATCTCGGAGTCGGATTGCTGTTCGGTACAGCTTTGGTCGGATGTGTGACCCGGGAAGCTCTGATTGATTCTGTATTCCCGGGATGTTTTGTCTTGGGTGCATTAAATCACATTGTATACACAGCATCCACAATCTCCCTGGCACTGATCGCTCTGGACAGATACCTTGCAATATCACGACCTATCTACTATCTCAATGTAGTGACAAAGACAAGAGCGTTCATGGTTACTCTTATCGCGTGGACTTTATTGGCCTTGTACGCAATCGCTCTTGGACTAATCGATGGTAATTTCTATAAATACAACCGTAACAACTTTCTGTGCCTGCCGATCTACAGGAAGCTGAACTTATGGCTATCCACCTGCATTGTCCTGTGGCTTGTTCCATTTGGAGGGATAGTTTTCGCCTACGTCAGAATTCTCATGATCATACGAAACCGACGCAGACGGATCAGCAATCAGGTAGCTGGCCATGAGCAAGGCGGGAACCAAATTGGAAGCAGTGCCACTAACCAATCAGGTACGAAAGCAGCGAAAATGTGCATCGTTATAACACTTGTCTTCTTTTTAGCATGGTTGCCGTATGGAGTGTTAATTTTCTATAATCATACTCATGCAGAGGCAATTAATCAAGGAGCGTCACCTTCGATCATTATTGCAGTAACCTGCGTCTTGGCATCCAACAGTTTCTGGAACTTCGTCATCTACAGTGCAATGAACAGTTCCTTCAGGAAAGCCGCGTTCGGTCTGATAAAGAAATTACCATGTTGTTCGAAGGATACACCTGTTGAAAATATTGCCATTAATACGATTGCATCTGCAACCGAACTGTAGTGGTTGTATCTGACGATAGAAATGGAAAATACTATCTACAGAATGTTTTGAGGGATGATTTTGTATATGTAACGAACAGTTCATTCAGGAAAGCCGCGTTCGGTCTGATAAAGAAATTGTCGTGTTGTTCCAAGGAGTCTCCTGTTGAGAATATTTATTACTGTTGAATCTGTAACAGATCTGAAGTGGTTGTATCTGAAAATAGTAAAGGCaaataatatcaagattaatTTTTTGAGATGATTGTATAGGTATAGATATTAACATTAATTCTGTACGTTTTCTTGCCTAATAGGAATTCCATGCTATATCTTGACATACTTACATATATCCAGCATATGATCGCCAACCCACAAAATCTTTCCTGTGGGACTTTAGATAGACGTTTTGAGATTTAACTTAAAGATATTAGTAGCACGAATGTAAATATATAAAATGGACAACCAATGTGACAGAGTAATGATTAAGTAAtatgttacatttacaatgttgCGTTCTTAACTTGCTGGTGGAGAATTATTCTGCAATAAAGGGGTAGAACAGGTTGTTCAATGTCCATAATTGACCTGTAGAGTTAAGACGATCAGCGCAGATCATACACATTGAAATAGAATGAGGTTATGTATACTATTTGAATGAAACAATCAAGTTATAAGCCTTACGGTCGTGGTGTTTTCACTGAGATATTTCATTATTGTTCTCACTTTCTGTCGATCCAGCACTGTCAGCATTGTGTTGTACGGCTTTGGTTTCTCTAATTTTCTACATGGTTTTATTTCGTACCATTGATAAAGGCTTTGTCTTACTGTCCACTCTCTATTTTTCATGACATTTCATTGTTATTCATAGCATTTTGTGTATTTGTCTGTCTAGACGTGTACGAGTTAGTCTTCAACTCTGTAGAGAATAAAGTAACGCCTTGATAAATAGTAATCGATGTCTCTTGTCTTCCTTATGCGGTATTTATAGTCATCTCTGGAGGAGCTtttgagggggacttgaaaaaatgaGAGTAGGGACTGGGAATATTGTACTGAATATAGGACTTAAAATAAATAAGACCGCTGATTGGAAGTGTCCTAGTGGACCAATATTGATCACTAGGCAAAACACGTTTGCAGTTGTGTATTCATATCGAAAAGAGTACTTTCTCTCACCAGTAACGTTTAGCACGAATTACATGAAACTACTCAAGCTGACTTGTTGTGTAAAGGGAATTTTACTTGTTTAAGAGTAGCACAAACATACTGACAATGAACTTCTCATCTTGTGCAGGATGTTTGAGACTATCTGACGGTCTACACAGTTGTTTGCAGAGTTCTTcggaaacataaactgatgtTGTATCTTATGTTGCCAGACTGACTAGCACCTGTTGGTTCTGACATCCCATAATTGACCATTTTCTATGAGTCCAAACTCAACGACAAAGTGACTTCAAGATTTACATGATATACATATGGACTAGCTATAGTGTATTAATTGAAGATGTAGTTTCCCTTGGACATGACTAAGTTTATCATCACGGCTTGTACATTGTGTCATCATCAAATGTCGAAAAAGTTGTCTTTTCCAATTTGTAAGGTATAATTATGTACAATATGGGATAAACTTCCAAAATATATCTCACTCAAAGAGGGATTTATCTTCCATTATTTGTCTCTCGTTGTTGCAATACAAAATATGTTAGGGAACCCTGAATTCAAATACCATGCTATTCGTAGTGTTTGCATGAGTTTATAATGAAAAGTTTGTTCCATCAACGTGAGGGGAAATCACCCAGTTTCCACTTATTTTCATATCGATAAGTTTGCTACTTTACAAGAAATTATGATACACGTTGAAAATGCGTGCAGCTTACCACAAGTTCTTATTATTGTGTTTTCCGTTCAAATTCTCAAGTCATTTCATTAGTCACTTTTGATACACACAATTGTAGCTCTCCCTTCACAAGTTTGTGAAACACTGCTGCTTTAAAATTTACTCAATGCGGTATATATCAGAAAGAAATTCGGCTAAACTATTTATAGAAGGTATATTTATTATCAGTTATGCATAAAACCTGTAGCAAACTAAAAAAACTTAATTAAATACATTAAAcgaatacaaaatatcaaagatgATTATACttttcattctttatttaaGGTGTTTTGCAAACTGACATTGCGTTCAGAGACGTGTATGCCTCAACAATGACATTAAAACCAAACTTACCATACTTAAGAGAGAAGGTCATCTATTTTCATCTATACATTCTTTGATAAGAACGATTAAGAAAACCCCAAGCCTTCATAACTGGCCCTGAAAAGTGCAGAAAGTTAAGAATTATTGCAAATGCACaccaagaaatatttaaacgtgatttttcttttgctgtttTGGGAAAAAAcgataaatatttcattgatcGCGACTTGCAATGAGAACACACGAGTGTGAGGGTTGACATTCAGTGCCGTTTCAGTCAAATCAATTTTTGCAGAGCCAACTGAATTTATTGTGGATGTCTACAGAAGAAAGCTCAAACTTCGCATAttgcttttgatttttatatataACGGATGTTAAAAATCACAAACAGGTAAGTGGTGTACACTccaaaaatgtaataatctccacaaatgtaatatcaaccacaattgtaataaaatcaaccacaaatgtaataaaatagtcaaccattaatgtaacaacccgcaaccacaaatgtaataaacaaattaaccataaatgtaataaacttgaacttgcatatgtgatcatttgtttatcaatgccctgagtaaataataactttaataagactagtgtaatgttattgcatactttcctgaaactaggtttcctttccgaaacacagaatagaatactttgagaacactatcagaaaacggcgaggtactgatcaaaccgttagataatggaagtggaaaagcagttctagacactgataattacataataaggaagcgtcaaaataactcgtcaaccagtgataccacacaaagtttatgacagatgactccgaacaaataacagagaatataaaaaccttataacagaaacttacgacacaaaacatgttgacgagaacatatccttcaatctagtaaaaacaatacgaacactaccttgaacacagtagagcaaaattagacatcctggcatctctagtgaaggaacaaacttcaagtgggacaacataggaatacagacaatctatcgattattccacacaatttatccacttaagacgaatttgaggcgatcgattaagaaagtacggcaattttcgaaaaaacggcgttaaaggatcgtagtgttatacagtcttccccactctggagttagaggactgcactgacattcagattacagctgtgtctagccatggccaatcagttctgtacacaaaatagggaaacgtaaaatacactttcaaatatgcaaaaaacactaaacgcaaacaattaagaaatgaataatgtgtggagttgctttccttattacatagatcaatatttaagggctaattcctcaattgcaacgacaaaatagatttattacatttatggttgataagtattacatttatgggtgtttttttattacatttatggttaccatttattacatttgtggttggtgtttttattacatttatggttgatttttgttacatttatgggcgatattacatttatgggtgcattttattacaattgtggttgatattacatttgtggaggttacagatgttacatttatggagattattacatttatggaggttacaagtGGGACTTAAACTGGCTATGACTGTAGCCTGACATGAGAAATAAATTCGGTAGAAGCTGACTGCAAAAGAGTAAACTAGTACAGATTTCGAATGATTGATGAAGATAGAATGGTGATACCTACTAGATCTGAGACTTCTCCTAAGGGAGGCGAAGAAAGGATACTTTGCTACCCAGTATTTTATATGATGACATTGCGAAAAACGGTTTTATTGGGTGTCAATGGGTGAAAGCGTACAGACGACGCTAACGCTTTTACGTTTCTGtgggtttttgttttttaaggaATATTTTAAAAGGAACGGTAAATGGCAAATACCTTGATTTATGGAAATGATAGCTCATTTAACTTTGTGAGCACGAATACAGTTCAAGGGCTCTATGATTCTCTCTTTTAGTTGGTGTATGGTTTTACGGATGAAGATCATATTACATTTAACTTAGGTTATGCTGACAAACACTGCGTGTATGACATGTTAACTGACCAATACTGTACTGTAGCACAAACAACGGACTGTGTGCCCGAAGGTAGATGACCTATTGCCCAAAGCCAGAGGAGCAAATATGTTAACAGTAACATGCCACGATACAGTGAATGATACTTATCGAACAGAAAGAGGAACAGttttaaattgacaaaaacCTACATTCGAACTGATTCTATTAACGTCATTAACAGGTAGAATGCATCTGAggaacagatattctgactctcaaacttttacactaTCCCTGTGCTCATTTCGAAgattatatacaaaataaaggTTTAATTTCAACGacttaattttgtaaatatcgGGAATTTCAATTTCTCCCCATACAGATATCggagggatggcggccattttgaatttcaaatattggtattaAAGTATtggataattttgttttttctagTAAAACAGTTTGCACGGTGAGGCCTAGTCTTTATTCTTAATATcgaatgaaactttgaaatatttttgcatcaggaaaatttgagtgaaagtttaagtctttcaatttcgaggtacAAACTAACTGAATTCTTATCTAGCTTCCTTTACTTTGTCACCACTTTAAGACACGGTCATTAAAGTTTTCTCTAAAAACAAGAAATCCCGTGGGAATCCTACTTTATCTCTCTTCTTCTGTTGATGATGAATCTATTTAATTATGCAAACTGTGTCCGgataaaattcactggcatGAATAAGCTCATTTACACAAGCCAACATTTTTctgaatgataaaaaaaaattctggaaTATTGTGAGAAATTCTGCAAAAGATGTTCTATAATTACAATGAGCTAAACCTGAATAATTCGTCAATCATTTACAGAAACTGTCTTTCAATTACTTTTAACGCTATCACCGACTGCACACGACAATTGAAGAGTTCCGATTGTGAAATTTATAACCTTACAGTTCACTGTTTTTATTGTTAATGTCAGTGCCTGTAACAGAAGTGATAAGAGTCACGTGCTTTACATTGGGAAACGAACACAAACACTATCTATTCGTATGAATACACCTTGGTTGAGCATCATTTTAATAAATATTAATACGGATTTTGTTATTGTAAGCTCATTGCCTTGCTAAAAGTTAGTCTTAGAGTGACAAaggcagctgtaactttttcttgttttcatattttgagaGTAAGTacattttctctctgtcttccTTGTAAATTATATAGACATTGGGAGAGTTTGCATCGTAAACATAAAgcgtt is a window encoding:
- the LOC139123742 gene encoding G-protein coupled receptor 52-like, with the translated sequence MVGEQKTGLAVVVTETTLFAVIAFLIISSNVLNIAVLSKNNILSIGGRCFMMSLAVADLGVGLLFGTALVGCVTREALIDSVFPGCFVLGALNHIVYTASTISLALIALDRYLAISRPIYYLNVVTKTRAFMVTLIAWTLLALYAIALGLIDGNFYKYNRNNFLCLPIYRKLNLWLSTCIVLWLVPFGGIVFAYVRILMIIRNRRRRISNQVAGHEQGGNQIGSSATNQSGTKAAKMCIVITLVFFLAWLPYGVLIFYNHTHAEAINQGASPSIIIAVTCVLASNSFWNFVIYSAMNSSFRKAAFGLIKKLPCCSKDTPVENIAINTIASATEL